TTTAATACGTCCAGGTGTTCCAACTACTATATGCGGTTGCTGTTTAAGACGGTCAATCGTACGTTGTTTATCCGTACCGCCGATATAACAACGTGCCGTAATCATATCTTCACCAGAACAAAACTTCGTGATTTTCAATACTTCTTGGTAAATTTGGTTAGCTAGCTCTCTTGTTGGAGCTGTGATAACTGCTTGTACTTCTTGTAAGGATGGATCAATTTTACTCAAGATCGGAATCAGGTAAGCATGTGTTTTCCCTGTTCCAGTTTGAGATTGTCCAATGGCACTTTCTCCATTTAATAAGGAAGGAATCATTCTTTCTTGGACTTCTGTCGGTTTTTGAAATCTAAGTTCTTTTACCGCATCTAAAATGAACGGCTTTACATTAAATTTTTCAAACGTTGTATTCATTTATTTACCTCCACTTTTAAAATCATGCATGGAATATGTATCTATGTCATTATTTTAAAGTTTCTATTTTCATTCATGAGTTATTCGCATTCGTTCCGTTACGTTCTGTTTAACCCCAAACAACTATTATAAAGCAGTTTTGTTTTTTTGGCTACACTACGGTTGTGCCCAATCTTTCCAGACTATAAACATGCCAAGCACCATCCGCATAAATTATAGGAGAACAGAAAAGCTTGTTAAATTCCGGCAATTGAATATAATGATTACTTTTCAGGAAAGAAAGGAGGATTACCATGTTTTTTGGACCAAATCGATCGATGCCACCTATGCAGCAACCAATGAGGCCTTCCCCGTTCCGCATGGGTCCAGGTCCCTCTCCATTTATGCAACAGCCACAGAATAACATGTTCAATATGTTTAATATGCCCAATTCACCTATGTCCAATATGCCTAATCAAATGTTAAGAAACCCTTCCCCATTTATGGGTGGAGCTGGGCGAGGAATGGGCCTAGGAGGAAATAGTGGTGGAGGTGGCGGTGGAGGTGGCGGCGGTGGTGGCGGACTGCTTGCCAAACTCTTTGGAAGAACAGGAGCCAGAAGCATCGGAAACATGGGCGGACTCGGTCAACTGGCCAATACAGGCGCAGGTGGAGGGCTCGGTCAACTCGCGAACGCGGGAACTCTTCAACAACTCATCAATCCGAACAACCTGACAGGCATGCTTGGAAATGTTCAAAAAGCGTTAAAAATGGCAGAGGGTGTCATGCCGATGGTTCAGCAATATGGACCTCTTGTAAGAAATGTGCCAGCCATGCTCAAGCTTTACAATGAACTGAAAAATGTGGATGATGATACTGATACAGAGTCAACGGAGGAAGCAAAAACAGAAGAGGTTGAAAGTGATAGCGCAGCGGAAAACAACACCAAGAAAAAAGTTAAAAAGGCAAAACCAAAGACTACAGCCACTGACACTGAGCCAGAGGAAAAACCTGCAGGCGGTTCCGCTCCTAAGCTTTATATCTGAAGTTCCTAATATCTTCTTTTGTACTAACCTTCTTATTTATACTATAATAGACTGTAAGTAGTGAGAGAGTGTTTATCACTCTCTTATTTGATGTAAGGAGGGTTATCCCTATATGGAACTAATTAAAATCGCCCCTCGTGGCTACTGCTATGGTGTAGTGGATGCTATGGTGATTGCAAGAAATGCAGCATTAGATAAAACATTACCACGACCAATCTACATCTTAGGTATGATTGTTCATAATAAACATGTTACAGACGCATTTGAAGAAGAAGGGATCATCACATTGGACGGTGCAAACCGCCTGGAGATCCTTGATCAGATTAACGAAGGTACCGTTATTTTCACTGCCCACGGTGTCTCACCGGAAGTGAAAGTCCGCGCAAAGGAAAAAGGTTTAACCACCATTGACGCGACATGCCCGGATGTTACACGAACTCATGACCTGATCCGCATGAAAGAAGCACAAGGGTATGAAGTTATTTACATCGGGAAAAAAGGACATCCAGAGCCAGAAGGTGCAGTAGGAGTTGCTCCTTCCATCGTGCATCTAGTGGAGACGCTTGATGACGTGGAAGCATTGTCGATTGATAGTGAGAAAATTATCGTAACTAACCAAACTACCATGAGTCAATGGGATGTAGCCGACATCATGGTCAAGGTACAAGAAAAATACCCGCATGTCGAGCAACACAAAGAAATTTGCCTTGCTACTCAAGTTAGACAAGAAGCCGTGGCAGAACAAGCAGGACAAGCAGATGTGACAATCGTTGTTGGGGATCCAAAAAGTAATAACTCCAACAGACTTGCTCAAGTTTCTCAAGAAATTGCAGGCACTCCTGCTTACCGCATTTCCGATATCAGCGAGTTGAATGTAGAGTGGTTGATGAATGCTGGCACGGTTGCTGTTACAGCAGGTGCTTCGACACCAACTCCAATCACAAAAGAAGTCATTCAATTTGTGGAGCAGTTCGATCCGTTCAATAAAGATACATGGAACACAACGAAAAATGTACCTTTGCAAAAGATTTTGCCGAAAGTGAAAAAGGCGAAAACTTCGTAAGGCTGATTGATTGCACCCTCTTTTTGGAGGGTGTTTTTTGTTATGCTTAGAAGCTTAAGATTCCACAATGCAAATTGGAACTATACTGCTTCTATGTTACCTTTGATGCTTTTGTGGACGAGCTTCGGGCGTATAGAACCGGTCTATATTACCTTTCCCGCTATTGCAGACGAGCTTCGGGCGTATAGAACCGGTCTATATTACCTTCCCTGCTATTGCAGACGAGCTTCGGGCGTATAGAGCTGGTCTATATTACCTTTGACGCCTTTGCCAAAGGGTTTCGGGCTTTAAGGCATTTCTCTCTGACCTTTTCCCCTTTCCTTGAAGTCTTTCGGGCACAGAGACGCCTTCTCTCTTACCGTTTTTCCTTTTCCCGAAGCCTTTCGGGCACAGAGGCGCCTTCTCTCTTACCGTTTTCCATTTTCCCGAAGTCTTTCGGGCACAGAGACGCCTTCTCTCTTACCGTTTTCCCTTTCCCCATAGTTTTCCGGGCACAGAGACGCCTTCTCTCTTACCGGTTTTCCTTTCCCGAAGCTTTTCGGGCGCAGAGACACCTTCTTTCTAATAAAAAAAGAAACGACCCAAAATGGATCGCCTCTCCAAACAAACATCACATAAATCTAAACGGATCTGTATTCGTCTCAGATACTAAAACTTCAAGCTCCCAATTCTTCTCATCCACGACCTTTTCCAATCGCTGAGCCACGCCTTTTTTAATAATCTTTTCAGCGTAATGCCCGGGATCGACCACGTTCAATCCGATAGCCATGGCATCATGTGCGGTATGAAAATAAAGATCCCCTGTCACATACACATCCGCACCGGAAAACTTTGCAGCATGGATATATTTATTTCCGTCTCCGCCTAAAACCGCTACTTTCTTAATCTCACTGTTCAAATCTCCGACCACACGGACATTTTCCACTTCAAGTCCTTTTTTTACATGAGAGGCAAAATCAGCGAGCGACATTCCTGCCTTTAATTTTCCAACGCGCCCTAAGCCAAGTGCGTTCATATCGTTTTCAAGCTTGTAGACATCATAAGCTACTTCTTCATATGGATGTGCTTTGAACATAGCCTTTATGACACGTTTCTCTATAGAAAGAGGATATACCGTTTCCACTTTCATCTCTTCCACTTTTTCAAGCTGACCTTTTTTCCCAATAAAAGGGTCTGTCCCATCTAAAGGAAGAAAACGCCCCTCCCCTTCCGTCGTGAAAGAGCAGTGACTATAGTTTCCGATATGCCCTGCCCCTGCTTCACCAAGAGCATCTAAAAGAGTTTCTGCGTGAGACACCGGAACAAATACGCTCAGTTTGCGAAGTTCTTCTTGGTAAGTCGGCACCAATACTTTTACATCCTCAAGCTCTAGAGCCTCCGCAAGCAGGTCGTTGACGCCTCCTTCTGCCACGTCAAGATTCGTATGCGCCACATATACGCTGATATCATGCTTGATGCATTTAGTGACGATTTTGCCTGCAGCTGAATTATCCGTAACAGTTGGAAGCGCTCGGAAGATTGGCGGATGATGGGCTATAATCAAATCAACATTCTGATCTATTGCCTCGTCTACCACCTTTTCAAGCACATCAAGCGTTACCATTACCTTATGAATCGGCTTATTCAAAGTACCTATCTGAAGTCCAATTTTATCTCCTTCGACTGCATACTTTTTAGGGGAAAACTGTTCGAACCACTCAATAACCTGCAAGCCGTTAACTGTTTTCAATACCCAGTTCCTCCTCTACCAGTCTGATTTTTTCTGTAAGTTCTTTTCTTTTTTGTTCATTCGCTTCTGTTTGTCCAGCTACATCCAGCTGCGCAACAATATTCTTCCAATGCGCAAGTTCATGTGTCCATTTTTGCACAAAAACATCATTACGTTCCTTGGCAAGAAACGGTCCTACAAGAAGATACGTATCTTTTTTCAACGAATAAGGTTTTGCACTTTTCCCGCGTTCTGCCACTAAAATCTCATAGATCCTACTATCATCCAGCAAAATTTGTTCAGCAACAAGTTCCCATCCATTTTCAAGCAGCCAGTCCCTGATTTTTTTTGCACCAATATTCGGTTGAAGAATAAGCGTCTGAACTCCTGCCAGTTTATCCTTCCCCTTTTCAAGAATGGATTGTATCAGGGTTCCACCCATACCGGCAATGGTGATACAAGTAACTTCATTAGGAGAAATTACTTCCAATCCATCCCCTTTTCTGACTTCAATAACATTTTCTAATTCCGTTTTTCGAACCTGCTGAATAGCAGATTGAAAGGGGCCTTCTACTACTTCTCCGGCAATTCCTCTTTCAATCATTCCCTGCAAATAGGCATAACAAGGCAGATAAGCATGGTCTGAGCCGATGTCTGCCAATACACTGCCCTTTGGAATAAAAGAAGCTACTGCTTCTAAACGTTTTGAGAGTTTTAATTCATTCATGTCTGTTTCCTCTTTACTTATGTATTTGAATTCCTATGTAACAAGTATAAAAAAAAACCCTTCACAAATGCAAAGGATCTTTTATATGTGTAACATTTTGCTAAAAAAACAAATCTTACTCTTCGCCCTCTTCACTTTGAGCGCCATTTGCAAGCCACTCAGCAAGAACTTCAGCTTCTTTAGGTGTAGCCAGGTTAGCAGGCATAGAGCCTTGTCCATTAACAATAACGTTTTGGATCTCTTCTTGGGATAGACGGTCACCAACATCTGTCAATGCAGGTGCAGCACCTGCGCCTTCCAAGTTACCGCCGTGACAGCCGATACAAGAGTTTTGTTGGTAAAGTTCTTCTGCAGACAGTTCTACAGTTTCATCTTCACCGGATGCAATTTTTTCAGCCTGATCAAGTCCAACGAAAGATAATAGGAACATTAGTCCAAGACCTAAAACCGCGATAAATGCAAAAGGAATAAGCGGATTACGATTCATGCTATTCAAACCTCCTTATGTACATGTACGTGTGTCTTATCTTATACAAGCACTCTCTATTTTACTTTATATTTTACTATAGGAAAAGACTTAATTGCCAACTTCTCTCGTAAATTCACAGTTTAGACAAAAACCTTCATCACATAGATGAAGGTTTCTATATTTGTTGATTATATTGTACCTCAAAATAGGAAAAGTGATGTGTTTGTGGGAAAATAATTTTGATTGCATAGACACCGTTGTTGATTTCCGCAAAAGGCTTCGCTTTCCGCGGGGCGACCTTGAGCCTCCTCACTTCGTTGCGGGGTCTCAACATTGTCGCTACTTCCCCCGCAGGAGTCTTCGCCTTTTGCTCCAATCAACAACTAGAATGTCTCAGCTTCAATTAAACTCCCAAAGATCTCGCAATTACCATTCTTTGTACTTCGGAGGTTCCTTCGCCGATTTCTAGGAGTTTTCCGTCGCGCATGAAGCGTTCTACGTGGTATTCTTTCATGTACCCGTAGCCGCCATGGAGTTGAACAGCTTGGTCTGCTATTTCCATGCACACTTCAGAGGCATATAGTTTACACATGGATGCTTCTTTGGAGAATGGTCGTCCTTGATCTTTTAGCCAGGCAGCTTTGTAAACCATGGTTCTTGCAAGTTCAAGTTTCATGGCCATGTCTGCCAGTTTGAATTGGTTAATCTGAAAACTCGATAAGGATCTTCCAAATTGTTTTCTTTCTTGAGAGTAAGCGAGCGCTCGCTCAAAAGCTGCCTGTGCAATTCCTACCGCCATGGCACCAATTCCTATTCGTCCTCCATCAAGAGTGATTAAGAACTGCCTGAAGCCCTCTCCACGTTTACCTAAAAGGTTTTCCTGTGGCACACGTACATCTTCAAGCACTAGCTCTGTTGTATTAGAAGCGTTAAGTCCCATTTTTTCATAGTTATCAATCACTTGAAACCCTTTGGCATCTGTTGGAACGATGATAGCAGAGATTTCTTTTTCATTCCCCTTTTTATCGGTGATAGCCGTTAACGCCAAATGCTTGGCATAGGATGCATTCGTAATGAAACATTTGTTACCGTTAATGATGTAATCTTCCCCATCTTCTACGGCAGTTGTTTGAGTACCACCTGCATCTGAACCGGCATTTGGTTCGGTCAATCCGAATGCACCGAGTGATTCGCCTGTACAAATAGGGACGAGGTAATTGCGCTTTTGTTCTTCTGTACCGAATAGGTTAAGCGGTGCCCCACCTAACGAAACGTGAGCGGAATAAGTAATACCTGTCGAGCCACAAGCTCTGCTCAATTCTTCTACGACAATCGCAAAGCTGACTGTATCAGCGCCCGCTCCTTCATATTCTTCAGGAAAAGGTAGTCCCATCATGCCTAATTGTGATAACTGTTGAAACACTTCAACAGGGAATTTTTTGTCCCGATCTCGTTGGAGAACTCCTGGTGCAACTACTTCATCTGAAAACTCTCTAATTGTTTTCTTAATCATCGCTTGTTCTGACGTTAAATCAAAGTTCACAATCTTTCCCCCCTTGTTGTTTGGAAAACATTAGCAAGAGCTAGTATTTTTCTTCCATCCTACAATCTATTGAATACGCTTTCATTTGTATTATAATAGATAAAAGGGAATTTTCACAACTTTTAAAAATAACTAAATTATCAATTAGTTACATCAGTATAATGTTTGCAACAAGTAGGATCATTGTTATAATGGCTGAAATGTTTAAATAGTACCATTTCTTTATGTAGCCGATAAAAAACCACACCAGCGTCTGAAAGGTAATGATAATAAAGGTTAACGGTAGTTGGAAAGACAGAAGCTCCAGTAACTTTATGGAAAAAATCAGTGTGAGCAAGGCAATGACAAAGACTGGTATATGTATGTATAATTGTTCTTTTCGAAAAACAAAGTATCCGAATATAGAAAGTAAAACAAAAAAAGTTACCAGGAGCATTTGCAAATGAACTGGCATTTCAGTAAAATAAATGACAAGAAATGTTATTGGAACGAAGAGAGAAATTAGACATGCAAAAAAGGTGGAGTAAAGTTTCCCTCTTCCAATCGCTGGTTCCACTCCTTCACCTCCTGTATATAAAGCCAGTAAATAATCGCAATATTGGTCTGGTAGGAGACGATTTCTTTTCCAATACTTTATTTCTTGAATGATGGTTTCTTTTCGCTGTTTATTCACTTTGTTGACACTCCAATTACAAGTTTAAAAATTAATAACTGAATATTATAAAAGTATTGAATTGCAAAAAAAGAGAAATAGCTTACTCTTTTCAAGAAAAAGCAAACTATTTCCATAAGCCTGATTCTATTCAAGAAAATCTTTCAGACGTTTGCTGCGGCTAGGATGTCTTAGCTTACGAAGTGCTTTAGCTTCGATTTGTCGGATACGCTCTCTTGTTACTCCAAAGACTTTTCCTACTTCTTCTAGAGTACGAGTACGTCCGTCATCTAAGCCAAATCGTAGTCTTAATACATTTTCTTCACGGTCTGTGAGTGTATCCAGTACATCTTCAAGTTGTTCTTTCAACAATTCATATGCCGCATGATCGGAAGGCGAAGTTGCGTCTTGGTCTTCAATAAAGTCTCCAAGATGAGAATCATCCTCTTCACCGATTGGGGTTTCAAGTGAAACAGGCTCCTGGGCTATCTTGAGGATTTCACGCACTTTATCCGGTGTAAGATCCATGTCTTCTGCGATTTCTTCCGGAGATGGTTCACGCCCAAGGTCTTGTAACAATTGACGTTGAACACGGATAAGTTTGTTGATGGTTTCTACCATATGCACAGGAATACGAATCGTTCTTGCCTGGTCAGCAATTGCACGTGTTATGGCTTGGCGAATCCACCAAGTTGCATATGTAGAAAACTTGAACCCTTTACGATAATCAAATTTTTCTACCGCTTTTATCAGACCCATATTACCTTCTTGAATTAAATCAAGGAACAACATTCCGCGGCCTACATAACGCTTGGCTATACTTACAACTAGACGAAGGTTGGCTTCTGCAAGTCGACGTTTCGCCTCTTCGTCACCTTCTTCGATTCGGTTTGCAAGACTGATTTCTTCCTCAGCGGATAAAAGGTCCACACGTCCGATTTCCTTTAAATACATTCTAACCGGGTCATTGATCTTTACACCAGGTGGTACAGTTAAATCATTCAGGTCAAACTCTTCTTCCTTAGCTAGTTGCTGTGTGTTCGGATCATCATCAGATCCTGCTTCTCCGATGATTTCCACACCCTGTTCACCAAGGTATTCGTAGTATTCATCCATCTGATCGGACTCTATTTCAAAGCCAGCCATCTTCTCGGCTATCTCCTCATAGGTTAGGACACCACGCTTTTTACCTACTTCGGTTAGTTGTTCTTTTACTTGTTCGATGGTCAATTCTGTTTCCATCTCTTTTGATTGTGCTGATTTTTCAGCCATCAACTGTCCCCTCCTTCCAACATTGAACGCGATAAAGAGGTATATTTATTGTTTTAACTCTTTTTTCATTTGGATTATTTCCATCGCGATTTGTGCAGCACCAAGATAATCATTTTGTGCTTCTGCTTGTTTCTTATCTTGCTCTTTTTCTTTTATTGTTAACAATTTTGGATAATTAAACACCTGTTTCATATAATCATGTAGCACTGCATCACTTAATTCTTCCTCAAGTGTAAGCATCCCCAGTTCAGAAATGATTTTCTTGAGCGATTGCTCAGGGATACGCTCCATGAATATACTGATATTCGGCTCATAGCCTTCTTCGTAGAAAGCATACAGATAGGTTGCAATTGCACGATGCTCTTCGATGATAAAGGAGCCTTCAATCGAAGCTTGCACCTTCTCGGATACTGTCCTATCTTTGAGCATATGTGCTAGCAAATAGCGTTCTGCATTCAAATAAGCCGGTTTTAAC
This window of the Sutcliffiella horikoshii genome carries:
- the vrrA gene encoding VrrA/YqfQ family protein is translated as MFFGPNRSMPPMQQPMRPSPFRMGPGPSPFMQQPQNNMFNMFNMPNSPMSNMPNQMLRNPSPFMGGAGRGMGLGGNSGGGGGGGGGGGGGLLAKLFGRTGARSIGNMGGLGQLANTGAGGGLGQLANAGTLQQLINPNNLTGMLGNVQKALKMAEGVMPMVQQYGPLVRNVPAMLKLYNELKNVDDDTDTESTEEAKTEEVESDSAAENNTKKKVKKAKPKTTATDTEPEEKPAGGSAPKLYI
- a CDS encoding 4-hydroxy-3-methylbut-2-enyl diphosphate reductase codes for the protein MELIKIAPRGYCYGVVDAMVIARNAALDKTLPRPIYILGMIVHNKHVTDAFEEEGIITLDGANRLEILDQINEGTVIFTAHGVSPEVKVRAKEKGLTTIDATCPDVTRTHDLIRMKEAQGYEVIYIGKKGHPEPEGAVGVAPSIVHLVETLDDVEALSIDSEKIIVTNQTTMSQWDVADIMVKVQEKYPHVEQHKEICLATQVRQEAVAEQAGQADVTIVVGDPKSNNSNRLAQVSQEIAGTPAYRISDISELNVEWLMNAGTVAVTAGASTPTPITKEVIQFVEQFDPFNKDTWNTTKNVPLQKILPKVKKAKTS
- a CDS encoding Nif3-like dinuclear metal center hexameric protein — encoded protein: MKTVNGLQVIEWFEQFSPKKYAVEGDKIGLQIGTLNKPIHKVMVTLDVLEKVVDEAIDQNVDLIIAHHPPIFRALPTVTDNSAAGKIVTKCIKHDISVYVAHTNLDVAEGGVNDLLAEALELEDVKVLVPTYQEELRKLSVFVPVSHAETLLDALGEAGAGHIGNYSHCSFTTEGEGRFLPLDGTDPFIGKKGQLEKVEEMKVETVYPLSIEKRVIKAMFKAHPYEEVAYDVYKLENDMNALGLGRVGKLKAGMSLADFASHVKKGLEVENVRVVGDLNSEIKKVAVLGGDGNKYIHAAKFSGADVYVTGDLYFHTAHDAMAIGLNVVDPGHYAEKIIKKGVAQRLEKVVDEKNWELEVLVSETNTDPFRFM
- a CDS encoding tRNA (adenine(22)-N(1))-methyltransferase codes for the protein MNELKLSKRLEAVASFIPKGSVLADIGSDHAYLPCYAYLQGMIERGIAGEVVEGPFQSAIQQVRKTELENVIEVRKGDGLEVISPNEVTCITIAGMGGTLIQSILEKGKDKLAGVQTLILQPNIGAKKIRDWLLENGWELVAEQILLDDSRIYEILVAERGKSAKPYSLKKDTYLLVGPFLAKERNDVFVQKWTHELAHWKNIVAQLDVAGQTEANEQKRKELTEKIRLVEEELGIENS
- the cccA gene encoding cytochrome c550, yielding MNRNPLIPFAFIAVLGLGLMFLLSFVGLDQAEKIASGEDETVELSAEELYQQNSCIGCHGGNLEGAGAAPALTDVGDRLSQEEIQNVIVNGQGSMPANLATPKEAEVLAEWLANGAQSEEGEE
- a CDS encoding acyl-CoA dehydrogenase family protein; this encodes MNFDLTSEQAMIKKTIREFSDEVVAPGVLQRDRDKKFPVEVFQQLSQLGMMGLPFPEEYEGAGADTVSFAIVVEELSRACGSTGITYSAHVSLGGAPLNLFGTEEQKRNYLVPICTGESLGAFGLTEPNAGSDAGGTQTTAVEDGEDYIINGNKCFITNASYAKHLALTAITDKKGNEKEISAIIVPTDAKGFQVIDNYEKMGLNASNTTELVLEDVRVPQENLLGKRGEGFRQFLITLDGGRIGIGAMAVGIAQAAFERALAYSQERKQFGRSLSSFQINQFKLADMAMKLELARTMVYKAAWLKDQGRPFSKEASMCKLYASEVCMEIADQAVQLHGGYGYMKEYHVERFMRDGKLLEIGEGTSEVQRMVIARSLGV
- the rpoD gene encoding RNA polymerase sigma factor RpoD, translated to MAEKSAQSKEMETELTIEQVKEQLTEVGKKRGVLTYEEIAEKMAGFEIESDQMDEYYEYLGEQGVEIIGEAGSDDDPNTQQLAKEEEFDLNDLTVPPGVKINDPVRMYLKEIGRVDLLSAEEEISLANRIEEGDEEAKRRLAEANLRLVVSIAKRYVGRGMLFLDLIQEGNMGLIKAVEKFDYRKGFKFSTYATWWIRQAITRAIADQARTIRIPVHMVETINKLIRVQRQLLQDLGREPSPEEIAEDMDLTPDKVREILKIAQEPVSLETPIGEEDDSHLGDFIEDQDATSPSDHAAYELLKEQLEDVLDTLTDREENVLRLRFGLDDGRTRTLEEVGKVFGVTRERIRQIEAKALRKLRHPSRSKRLKDFLE